A genomic segment from Leptolyngbya boryana PCC 6306 encodes:
- a CDS encoding Mo-dependent nitrogenase C-terminal domain-containing protein, translating into MLNFTSHRFITSLLQPIAAKLDAVEIRSPEAAHFFCRLIPSQCPFERDIRFFGRVLLHIPPMCKLNPFYEQLVGLRFKALCYLADVCGEDIAIYC; encoded by the coding sequence ATGTTGAACTTTACCTCTCACAGATTCATCACTTCTCTCCTTCAACCCATTGCTGCAAAACTCGACGCAGTGGAAATCCGTAGCCCAGAAGCGGCTCATTTCTTCTGTCGCCTCATTCCTTCTCAATGTCCTTTTGAACGTGATATCCGTTTCTTTGGTCGAGTCCTGCTCCACATTCCGCCAATGTGCAAACTCAATCCGTTTTATGAACAATTAGTAGGACTACGGTTCAAAGCTTTGTGTTACTTAGCTGACGTGTGCGGCGAAGATATTGCTATCTACTGCTAA
- a CDS encoding cbb3-type cytochrome c oxidase subunit I, protein MAIFAAIYFWFPKITGHMYAEGWGKLHFWLTFLGANLTFLPMHPLGLQGMVRRVAAYPPEYQNWNVIASLGAFLLGLSTLLFIANVVASLFLGSRASDNPWEATGLEWMTSSPPPRENFEEIPQVMFPPYDYGNPRAYGENDPPQEPS, encoded by the coding sequence ATGGCAATCTTTGCAGCCATCTACTTCTGGTTTCCTAAAATTACTGGACATATGTATGCAGAGGGTTGGGGAAAGCTACATTTTTGGTTGACTTTCTTAGGTGCAAACTTAACCTTCTTGCCAATGCATCCTTTAGGTTTACAAGGAATGGTACGCCGAGTCGCAGCATATCCCCCCGAATATCAAAATTGGAATGTAATTGCCAGTTTAGGCGCATTCTTGCTCGGACTTTCGACGTTACTCTTCATTGCCAATGTGGTTGCATCTTTATTTTTAGGATCACGAGCCAGTGACAACCCTTGGGAAGCAACGGGACTAGAGTGGATGACTTCTTCTCCTCCGCCTAGAGAAAACTTTGAAGAGATTCCTCAGGTCATGTTTCCGCCCTATGACTACGGCAATCCTAGAGCCTATGGCGAGAACGATCCTCCTCAAGAGCCATCGTAA
- a CDS encoding O-acetylhomoserine aminocarboxypropyltransferase/cysteine synthase family protein, whose translation MSDQYQFETLQIHAGQTPAPGTNARAVPIYQTTSYVFDNADHGAKLFALQEFGNIYTRIMNPTTDVFEKRIAALEGGAAALATSSGQAAQFLAISTIAEAGDNIVSTSYLYGGTYNQFKVALPRLGIQVKFVDGDNVEDFRQAIDDRTKALYIETIGNPQYNVPDFAALAHVAHEHGIPLIVDNTFGCAGYLARPIEHGADIVVQSATKWIGGHGTSIGGVIVDSGQFDWGNGKFPVFTEPSPGYHGLNFYEGFGPESPFGNIAFIIRARVEGLRDFGPSLSPFNAFLLLQGLETLSLRVDRHSSNALELAQWLQQHPKVEWVNYLGLPEHPYHERAKKYLRHGFSGMLSFGIQGGQEAGRKFINSVKLASHLANVGDAKTLVIHPNSTTHQQLSDAEQRSAGVTPELIRVSTGLEHIDDIKADFEQAFQNIPA comes from the coding sequence ATGTCTGATCAGTATCAGTTTGAAACACTACAGATTCATGCTGGACAAACGCCTGCTCCTGGAACGAATGCACGTGCAGTTCCAATCTATCAAACGACCTCTTATGTGTTTGACAACGCTGATCATGGAGCGAAGTTATTCGCGCTGCAAGAGTTTGGCAATATTTACACGCGGATCATGAATCCGACAACAGATGTGTTTGAAAAGCGAATTGCAGCACTAGAAGGAGGAGCCGCAGCACTCGCAACATCCAGTGGACAAGCTGCTCAGTTTTTAGCAATTAGTACGATCGCAGAAGCAGGCGATAACATTGTTTCAACGAGCTATCTGTACGGTGGAACTTACAATCAGTTCAAAGTTGCTTTGCCTCGGTTGGGTATTCAAGTCAAGTTTGTCGATGGCGATAATGTTGAGGATTTTCGACAAGCGATCGACGATCGTACCAAAGCACTCTATATCGAAACAATCGGAAACCCCCAGTACAATGTGCCTGATTTTGCAGCTTTGGCACACGTCGCTCATGAACATGGCATTCCATTAATCGTCGATAATACCTTCGGCTGTGCAGGATATTTGGCACGTCCAATCGAGCATGGCGCGGATATTGTTGTGCAGTCAGCAACCAAGTGGATTGGCGGACATGGCACTTCGATCGGGGGTGTGATCGTCGATTCTGGTCAGTTTGACTGGGGAAATGGGAAGTTTCCAGTGTTTACTGAGCCTTCGCCGGGGTATCACGGCTTGAATTTCTATGAAGGGTTTGGTCCTGAGAGTCCATTCGGCAATATTGCTTTTATTATTCGCGCACGGGTTGAGGGACTGCGAGATTTTGGGCCGAGCTTGAGTCCGTTTAATGCGTTTCTTCTTTTGCAAGGCTTAGAGACCCTATCCTTACGCGTCGATCGACATAGTAGTAATGCGTTGGAACTAGCTCAATGGTTGCAACAGCACCCGAAAGTTGAATGGGTGAACTATCTCGGTCTGCCGGAGCACCCGTATCATGAACGTGCAAAAAAATATCTTCGGCATGGTTTTAGTGGAATGCTCAGTTTTGGGATTCAAGGAGGTCAAGAAGCAGGACGGAAATTTATCAATAGCGTCAAACTTGCAAGCCATCTGGCGAACGTTGGAGATGCAAAAACGCTTGTCATTCATCCCAACTCAACCACACACCAACAGCTCAGCGATGCAGAACAGCGATCGGCAGGTGTCACTCCGGAGCTAATCCGAGTTTCAACAGGGCTTGAGCACATTGATGATATCAAAGCTGACTTTGAACAAGCGTTCCAGAACATTCCAGCATGA
- a CDS encoding SDR family NAD(P)-dependent oxidoreductase encodes MNIQGKTALITGASRGIGREIALEFARQGARRLILVARSHDRLVEVANEIRAFGVEAVPVALNLIDCVAVNIAIAQVWRDYAPIHILINCAGVAYQTPFLLSQSSQMQEEMSLNLMGMYNITRLIARRMAVHQQGTIVNVSSLMGKIAAPTMATYSATKFAILGFTQALRGELAAHNIRVVALLPSLTDTEMVQNFHWFRWIMPTTPRKVAQTLVSGLERGSTEILVGWQSYLAVLGNRLMPWVTEKITQLASPTAQGHSAIDARLRAARLGSR; translated from the coding sequence ATGAATATTCAGGGAAAGACTGCCCTAATTACCGGGGCTTCTCGTGGCATTGGGCGAGAAATTGCATTGGAATTTGCTCGACAAGGCGCGCGACGATTGATCTTAGTCGCACGATCGCACGATCGACTTGTAGAAGTTGCGAATGAAATCAGAGCATTCGGAGTAGAAGCGGTTCCAGTTGCGCTCAATCTGATTGACTGTGTGGCGGTCAATATTGCGATCGCTCAAGTATGGCGCGATTATGCTCCGATTCACATTCTGATCAACTGTGCAGGCGTTGCTTATCAAACTCCGTTTCTCCTCTCCCAGTCGTCTCAAATGCAAGAGGAGATGTCACTGAATCTAATGGGGATGTACAACATTACCCGCCTGATTGCTCGCAGAATGGCAGTGCATCAACAAGGAACGATCGTGAATGTATCGAGCCTGATGGGGAAAATTGCGGCTCCCACAATGGCAACTTATTCTGCAACGAAGTTTGCAATTTTGGGATTTACTCAAGCACTGCGGGGAGAACTGGCAGCACATAACATTCGGGTGGTCGCCTTACTGCCATCGCTGACTGATACGGAGATGGTGCAGAACTTCCACTGGTTTCGCTGGATTATGCCTACTACGCCGCGAAAAGTGGCGCAGACTTTGGTTTCAGGGCTAGAGAGAGGATCGACCGAGATTTTGGTGGGATGGCAAAGCTATCTTGCAGTTTTGGGCAATCGCTTGATGCCGTGGGTAACTGAAAAAATTACACAGCTTGCCTCTCCGACAGCTCAAGGTCATTCTGCGATTGATGCTCGACTTCGAGCGGCTCGGCTCGGTTCGCGTTAA
- a CDS encoding HPP family protein: MLHYKKARLKWESYWFKTLGRWQSCPLTCPVDRPHHRHVFWSWFGSFVAISVTSYLAVKTNSPLLMAPFGATSVLIFGVPDSPLAQPRNVIGGNLLAAIISLIILHVFGTSPVAMGMAVSTAIGIMQMTGTVHPPSGAVALVVMMTKPDWQFLLTPALEGSLILVLCAVVFNNLAEERTYPKHWF, translated from the coding sequence ATGCTCCACTATAAGAAAGCTCGGTTGAAATGGGAAAGTTATTGGTTTAAAACCCTTGGCAGATGGCAATCCTGCCCTCTAACCTGTCCAGTTGATCGACCCCATCATCGACATGTGTTTTGGAGTTGGTTCGGTAGTTTTGTTGCGATCTCGGTTACTTCTTACCTTGCCGTCAAAACGAATTCCCCGTTGTTGATGGCTCCTTTTGGTGCGACCAGCGTTTTGATCTTTGGTGTTCCGGACAGTCCTTTGGCTCAACCGCGTAATGTCATTGGTGGAAATCTGTTAGCTGCGATCATCAGTCTGATCATTTTGCATGTTTTCGGGACTTCTCCCGTGGCAATGGGAATGGCTGTTTCGACTGCGATCGGGATTATGCAAATGACTGGTACTGTACACCCTCCCTCAGGAGCTGTTGCTTTGGTTGTCATGATGACGAAACCGGACTGGCAATTTTTGTTAACGCCTGCTTTGGAAGGGTCACTGATTTTAGTTTTATGTGCTGTTGTTTTTAATAACTTAGCTGAAGAAAGAACCTATCCAAAACATTGGTTTTAG
- a CDS encoding zinc ribbon domain-containing protein — MSFYTSDRFQIPTFSNCPRCQQTVSSTCNYCPNCGASLKQTAPNYTADRVKIPLDRDYFSPPNINIDPSKINIKPPKINIDSPIGSSANFSNIAMSGEFCSQCGQRINRSQPLDNNIYDLNRRNSGVCFIATACNADTGTLDTFYKFRDEILLHSSIGRKAVQLYYRFSPRVAKRIQKSKLLQHSILSVLLKPLAALLRFSVLGAKDEVWHED, encoded by the coding sequence ATGTCGTTCTATACATCCGACAGATTTCAAATCCCAACCTTTAGTAATTGCCCTCGATGTCAGCAAACAGTCTCATCAACCTGCAACTATTGTCCTAACTGTGGAGCTTCGCTAAAACAAACGGCTCCCAATTACACAGCCGATCGCGTGAAAATTCCTCTAGATCGCGATTATTTCAGCCCGCCGAACATCAACATAGACCCATCGAAAATCAATATAAAACCGCCGAAGATCAATATAGACTCGCCCATTGGAAGTTCTGCGAATTTCTCAAACATAGCGATGTCAGGAGAGTTTTGTTCCCAATGTGGTCAACGAATCAACCGTTCCCAACCTTTGGATAACAATATCTATGATTTGAACAGAAGAAATAGTGGCGTATGTTTCATCGCTACTGCGTGTAACGCCGATACAGGAACTTTGGACACCTTCTATAAGTTCAGAGACGAAATTCTGTTGCATTCTTCTATCGGCAGGAAAGCGGTTCAGCTTTATTACCGATTCTCGCCAAGAGTAGCGAAGCGTATTCAAAAATCTAAATTGCTTCAACACTCTATTCTGTCCGTACTCCTCAAGCCTTTAGCTGCGTTACTCAGATTCTCAGTTCTTGGCGCTAAAGACGAGGTATGGCACGAGGACTAA
- the psb34 gene encoding photosystem II assembly protein Psb34, translated as MYTTRNEDGILNNYPSEPVMYFAEFPSSEQQQTYVTQGAIAVLLITFTFLMALAAS; from the coding sequence ATGTATACGACTCGGAATGAAGACGGAATCCTGAATAACTACCCTTCGGAGCCTGTGATGTACTTTGCTGAATTTCCTTCCTCTGAGCAGCAGCAAACTTACGTCACACAAGGCGCGATCGCTGTTTTACTGATCACTTTTACATTCTTGATGGCGCTGGCTGCAAGCTAG
- a CDS encoding DUF2231 domain-containing protein — protein MTEQFQPELNLGANNLPYSVPIHLQFVHMTLGLFIIAIIFDIAGTLFPLEKPIFKFFGLTALRSSLFTVGWYNLFAATVITFFTVAAGFFELFLATPPPGTSAWGLSAGTTMLIHGVAGVFILTAIVGMTLWRGLQRYRWRRSARREVQWSYLLVGIAMLGILFIHGTLGAQLGDEFDIHNTAANLVRQGQNPNLVLK, from the coding sequence GTGACAGAACAATTCCAACCCGAATTAAATCTTGGAGCGAATAATTTACCCTATTCAGTTCCGATTCACCTGCAGTTTGTCCACATGACACTCGGCTTGTTTATTATTGCCATTATTTTTGATATTGCTGGAACACTATTTCCCTTAGAAAAACCGATCTTCAAATTTTTTGGTTTGACTGCTCTGCGATCGAGTTTATTCACCGTCGGTTGGTACAACTTATTCGCGGCTACAGTAATCACGTTTTTCACTGTTGCAGCAGGCTTTTTTGAGCTTTTCCTCGCAACGCCACCACCAGGAACCAGTGCTTGGGGCTTGAGTGCAGGCACAACGATGTTAATTCATGGAGTCGCGGGTGTCTTCATCTTGACGGCGATCGTTGGTATGACCCTATGGCGAGGACTCCAACGCTACCGTTGGCGCAGATCTGCCCGACGAGAAGTGCAATGGAGTTACTTGCTAGTCGGAATTGCCATGCTCGGAATCCTCTTCATTCACGGCACTTTAGGGGCACAGCTCGGTGATGAGTTTGACATTCACAACACTGCTGCAAACTTAGTCCGACAGGGACAAAATCCGAATCTAGTTTTGAAATAA
- a CDS encoding sulfurtransferase: protein MRHTFFWTRLRKPKFFALAAAIAIAFAVIPGMASFAASPKSTIQFVSPSWVSANVNDPNLRILDVRTSPLDYVEGHLPKAVNIADSNFRGPNGFLPVQYWDTSKLANLFTQAGVTNKSKVLVYSDGRDVLGATMVAYLLERSGVRDIAVLDGGYAGYKAANQPVTKEFPRYRPSQFALRDNPSIRVDLNGVKQLINKPGVVFIDPRPPELFRGEKNIWVRNGHIPGARNIPWPTFTESNNAQDALKNPHKLKSLDEIRKLLADRNIKPSDNIIVSCSTGREATLQYVVLKHLLGYPNVRIYEGSWTEYSTTDLPVATGPEQAV from the coding sequence ATGCGCCACACTTTCTTTTGGACAAGGCTGAGAAAGCCGAAATTTTTTGCACTCGCTGCAGCGATCGCGATCGCGTTTGCTGTCATTCCTGGGATGGCATCCTTTGCCGCAAGTCCGAAATCTACAATTCAGTTCGTATCACCGAGTTGGGTCAGTGCGAATGTGAACGATCCCAATTTACGCATTTTGGATGTGCGGACTAGCCCTCTGGATTATGTTGAAGGGCATCTTCCAAAGGCAGTCAACATCGCAGATAGCAATTTTCGCGGTCCGAATGGATTTCTGCCTGTGCAGTACTGGGATACCAGCAAGTTAGCTAATTTGTTTACGCAAGCAGGAGTGACCAATAAGAGTAAAGTTCTCGTTTATTCCGATGGGCGAGATGTCTTAGGTGCAACCATGGTTGCTTACTTGCTAGAGCGATCGGGCGTGCGAGATATTGCAGTGTTAGATGGAGGATACGCAGGCTATAAAGCCGCAAATCAGCCTGTTACCAAAGAGTTTCCTCGTTATCGCCCTAGTCAATTTGCATTGCGCGATAATCCATCGATTCGAGTAGATTTGAATGGTGTCAAGCAACTCATCAATAAGCCAGGTGTCGTCTTCATTGATCCCCGCCCCCCAGAATTGTTCCGAGGCGAGAAGAATATTTGGGTACGAAACGGGCATATTCCAGGTGCTCGGAACATTCCTTGGCCGACTTTCACAGAATCGAACAATGCACAAGACGCTTTGAAGAATCCCCACAAGCTGAAGTCATTAGATGAAATTCGCAAATTGCTTGCCGATCGCAATATCAAGCCGTCGGATAACATCATTGTCTCATGCAGTACTGGGCGAGAAGCAACTCTACAGTACGTTGTGCTGAAGCATTTGCTCGGCTATCCAAATGTGCGAATTTATGAAGGGTCTTGGACAGAGTACAGCACAACTGATTTACCCGTTGCCACAGGTCCAGAGCAAGCAGTTTAG
- a CDS encoding FdhF/YdeP family oxidoreductase yields MSANPQDIQPVPPFNEKNEEALDIGGGLPVIQFWAEKTLSPEGAKIWQTLFHHSACLSCSWGTGGQKGGFTDEEGEKLQRCMKSVEAISAEIKPGIKPHFFEQHSITELQQLSSMQADRLGRLSYPVILRAGSSHYERISWEEIYSIAEAGFRKAPERVASYSSGRSSNEAAFLLQLMMRAFGSNNLADCSDLCHAPSTFALQQMFGTKTSIVSLESLKKADCVVLAGANSAYNHPRLMNELIKLRDDRGGRVIVINPMMEIGLVKFGSPAFPVKSLIPGSEISSLYLQPIPGSDVAVFLGIQKALIEQGSVDRAFLDAHTENAEAVLEQASATSWETITSTCGVTQEELEAAATIIGTSKSVVFAWAMGLTQHENGVDNILSIANTALISGNIGREGTGVMPVRGHSNVQGFGSMGVTTQKLKEGLQESLEKLLGKPLSSVKGYDTRALIEAADQGKVDTLICLGGNLYGANPDSTQAKRAIAQIETVIYLATKPNIGHFNGLAQHNTIIIPVFNRFETPYRTTVESGNNFVRLNDPGKTHLKDADVILEIDFLTELAHRVHGSYPVEWRNLRDPKYVRQLIAEMVPGFSKMATIDDTREEFTIEGRIITEPKFPTPSGKAKMFSTPLPRLELPDRASFSVDDSIPSVVVAIMTGRSYSQHNTVVYKDGDKYRGMPHRNCILMHPTDAEKAGLKQHQRVTVQGNAGKLEQVELIYGAVRPGAAVMFYPEVNRIFSAKVETRSGTPAYKRVPAIVYAS; encoded by the coding sequence ATGAGTGCCAATCCGCAAGACATCCAACCTGTGCCCCCGTTTAATGAAAAGAATGAAGAGGCATTGGACATTGGCGGTGGATTGCCTGTTATTCAGTTCTGGGCAGAAAAGACGCTTTCGCCCGAAGGCGCGAAAATCTGGCAAACCTTGTTCCACCACAGCGCTTGCCTCTCCTGCTCTTGGGGAACGGGCGGGCAGAAAGGAGGCTTTACTGATGAGGAAGGAGAAAAGCTTCAGCGCTGTATGAAGAGTGTTGAAGCAATCTCAGCAGAAATCAAGCCAGGGATTAAGCCTCATTTCTTTGAACAGCATTCGATTACTGAGTTGCAGCAGTTGAGTTCGATGCAAGCTGATCGTTTAGGGCGATTGAGCTATCCTGTCATTCTTCGCGCAGGCAGTTCCCACTACGAGCGGATTAGTTGGGAGGAGATTTATAGCATTGCCGAAGCTGGATTTCGGAAAGCGCCAGAACGAGTGGCTTCTTATAGTTCGGGTCGATCGTCGAATGAAGCGGCGTTTCTGTTGCAATTGATGATGCGGGCATTCGGATCGAACAATCTCGCGGATTGTTCGGATCTTTGCCATGCGCCTTCAACTTTTGCACTTCAGCAGATGTTTGGAACTAAGACCTCAATCGTGTCATTGGAGAGTCTCAAGAAAGCAGATTGTGTGGTTCTAGCAGGTGCAAACTCTGCTTACAATCATCCGCGCTTGATGAATGAGTTGATCAAGCTCCGAGATGATCGAGGCGGCAGAGTGATTGTGATCAATCCAATGATGGAAATTGGATTGGTCAAGTTTGGCTCACCTGCGTTTCCAGTGAAATCATTGATTCCAGGTTCAGAGATTTCTTCGTTGTATTTACAGCCGATTCCTGGCAGTGATGTCGCTGTCTTTCTTGGGATTCAAAAGGCGCTGATTGAGCAGGGATCTGTCGATCGCGCCTTTCTCGATGCTCACACCGAGAATGCAGAAGCGGTCTTAGAGCAAGCAAGTGCAACATCCTGGGAAACGATTACTTCTACTTGTGGAGTGACTCAGGAAGAACTAGAAGCTGCTGCAACGATTATTGGAACTTCGAAATCAGTTGTGTTTGCTTGGGCAATGGGACTCACACAACATGAAAATGGTGTAGATAACATTTTGAGCATTGCGAATACGGCTCTAATTTCAGGCAATATTGGGCGAGAAGGAACAGGTGTGATGCCTGTTCGCGGACATTCCAATGTTCAAGGATTTGGCTCAATGGGGGTGACGACTCAGAAGCTAAAAGAAGGGCTGCAAGAGTCGCTAGAGAAACTACTCGGAAAGCCATTGAGTAGCGTGAAAGGCTATGACACTCGCGCTCTGATTGAAGCTGCCGATCAAGGTAAGGTGGATACGTTGATTTGCTTAGGTGGCAATCTCTATGGTGCGAATCCGGATTCGACTCAAGCTAAGAGAGCGATCGCGCAAATCGAAACGGTGATTTATCTGGCAACTAAGCCGAATATTGGGCACTTCAACGGGCTGGCTCAGCACAACACGATTATCATTCCGGTGTTCAATCGGTTTGAAACCCCTTATCGAACCACGGTTGAATCTGGCAACAATTTTGTGCGGTTGAATGATCCTGGCAAAACCCATTTGAAAGACGCAGATGTCATTCTTGAAATTGATTTTCTGACCGAACTCGCACATCGAGTTCACGGTTCTTATCCGGTAGAGTGGCGAAACCTACGCGATCCAAAGTATGTGCGGCAATTGATTGCAGAAATGGTTCCTGGATTCTCGAAGATGGCAACGATCGATGACACTCGCGAGGAGTTTACGATCGAGGGTCGGATTATCACAGAACCGAAGTTTCCCACGCCTTCGGGAAAAGCAAAGATGTTTAGTACCCCGTTGCCTCGGTTGGAATTGCCCGATCGCGCTTCGTTCAGTGTTGATGACTCGATCCCCAGTGTTGTGGTGGCGATCATGACGGGGCGCAGCTATTCTCAGCACAATACGGTCGTGTACAAAGATGGCGACAAGTATCGCGGAATGCCGCATCGTAATTGTATTTTGATGCACCCAACTGATGCTGAGAAAGCAGGATTGAAGCAACATCAGCGCGTGACTGTACAAGGCAATGCAGGCAAATTAGAACAGGTGGAATTGATTTATGGAGCTGTGCGTCCGGGAGCGGCAGTGATGTTTTATCCAGAAGTGAATCGAATCTTTAGTGCAAAGGTCGAAACGCGATCGGGGACACCCGCTTATAAACGAGTGCCTGCGATCGTATATGCCAGCTAG
- a CDS encoding FUSC family protein has protein sequence MFSTLLALSNGFLQQFQLKPGQPAIAVSFQVLLSVLGPLIVGIVIGQPAQSTIAIMGAWMVAIVNVEGVYRQQATAKFVAIISITAMLLLANLVHGILWLSVLTTFLVMFLLGFAGLWGATASAISLTASIMFIVALAKFATFPNLSTVLQQCLLCFGGGIWSIIVALGIWQLNPYKPVIQSVSSCYQALNQLIDAAKGRVAYPDDRRAQFTRFLQAQDSFTQALTAARDRWSAAWTEGARNLAGNQLLILIEDTPTIANYTVTLVEQVVVVSDHSLFQSLQPAIQQSLEQLAVVLQQMSTAIAKGRSSIHLGDLDRAIEALRHQQQILHTQFHSNLGSTPPDHQTALTSLDKISTILTRLSGQLYTDVELMTALEQETVHRRVRSARTRSRLSFPKPANFAEVFTPLRDHLTVHSIFFRHALRLAIVATIAEVLAAQLQIPQGYWVTLTAVIALKPNYGGTSQMILQRVIGTVIGGVIGIAIVALIHNSWVISVCLLLLIMGAMAVQPLSIILFITLLTPAIILLLNATSQGGWEIGVLRIADSLAGGVLALLGSFLLFPQWERQQLPAQLETTIRANLIYFQQVIAAYLHPDKVGSAQSIALPRRQAALENTNLTASAQRLFSEPRNVQGDVESITTLIFYIRRLFNSVTALADHRQELSGKYQCPEFTQFADMVVQVLENGADSLQQRQTLQSLPDLDRVLDGIHHHLNQLQTAHTSVTPGSRTSTQIFHAVRERAPVSVGLDQIAYEIKNIHHAIAQLSQPVVEQKLNLS, from the coding sequence ATGTTTTCTACACTTCTCGCCTTAAGTAATGGGTTTCTTCAGCAGTTTCAGCTTAAGCCTGGTCAGCCCGCGATCGCGGTTAGCTTCCAAGTGCTGCTCTCAGTTCTAGGTCCATTAATAGTAGGAATCGTGATCGGACAACCAGCACAAAGCACGATCGCAATTATGGGCGCTTGGATGGTGGCGATCGTGAATGTAGAAGGGGTGTATCGACAGCAGGCAACCGCAAAATTTGTCGCAATCATTAGTATTACTGCAATGCTGCTGCTGGCAAATCTGGTGCATGGCATTCTCTGGCTATCAGTACTGACGACGTTTCTCGTGATGTTTTTGCTTGGGTTTGCCGGGTTGTGGGGCGCGACAGCCTCTGCCATCAGCTTAACTGCTTCGATTATGTTTATCGTAGCACTGGCAAAATTTGCTACCTTTCCCAACTTGTCTACGGTGCTTCAGCAGTGTCTTCTATGTTTTGGGGGAGGAATATGGTCAATTATTGTTGCTTTAGGGATCTGGCAACTCAATCCCTATAAACCTGTTATCCAATCTGTTTCTAGCTGTTATCAAGCTCTAAATCAACTGATCGATGCTGCAAAGGGACGAGTTGCCTATCCTGACGATCGCCGCGCTCAATTCACTCGTTTTCTTCAAGCTCAAGATAGTTTTACGCAAGCACTCACGGCAGCACGCGATCGCTGGTCAGCTGCTTGGACAGAAGGTGCGAGAAATCTTGCAGGCAACCAATTGCTGATTTTGATCGAAGATACTCCAACGATTGCAAATTACACGGTTACTTTGGTTGAACAGGTTGTGGTTGTTTCTGATCATTCTTTATTTCAATCCTTACAGCCCGCTATTCAGCAAAGTCTCGAACAGTTAGCAGTTGTATTGCAACAAATGTCTACTGCGATCGCGAAAGGTCGATCCTCGATACATTTAGGTGATCTCGATCGCGCCATTGAAGCGCTCAGACATCAACAGCAAATCTTACACACGCAATTCCATTCCAACCTCGGTTCGACTCCGCCGGATCATCAGACTGCATTAACAAGTTTGGATAAGATTTCCACGATACTGACGCGACTATCAGGCCAACTTTATACCGATGTCGAGTTGATGACTGCCTTGGAACAAGAAACGGTTCATAGAAGAGTGAGGTCAGCTAGAACTCGTTCTAGGCTCTCTTTTCCAAAGCCAGCTAATTTCGCTGAAGTTTTCACTCCTCTGCGTGACCATCTCACGGTTCATTCGATTTTTTTTCGTCATGCTTTGCGGTTAGCGATCGTTGCTACGATTGCGGAAGTTCTTGCCGCTCAACTTCAGATTCCTCAAGGTTATTGGGTGACGCTTACGGCTGTGATTGCTCTCAAGCCGAACTATGGTGGTACCTCTCAGATGATCCTGCAACGGGTGATTGGAACGGTGATTGGGGGTGTGATTGGGATCGCGATCGTTGCTTTAATTCACAACTCTTGGGTGATTAGTGTCTGTCTTCTCTTACTCATTATGGGCGCAATGGCAGTTCAGCCCCTCAGTATTATTCTATTTATTACGCTTCTGACTCCTGCTATCATTTTGCTTTTGAATGCGACAAGTCAAGGGGGATGGGAAATCGGGGTTTTACGAATTGCGGATAGTCTAGCAGGTGGGGTTCTCGCATTGTTGGGTAGCTTTCTATTGTTTCCTCAATGGGAGCGGCAACAGCTTCCTGCTCAGCTAGAAACGACGATCCGCGCTAATCTGATTTACTTTCAGCAGGTGATTGCAGCTTATCTTCATCCCGATAAAGTTGGATCTGCTCAATCTATTGCGCTTCCACGCCGTCAAGCTGCGTTAGAAAATACGAACCTTACAGCTTCAGCACAACGGTTATTTAGTGAGCCTCGGAATGTTCAAGGTGATGTTGAATCGATCACAACTTTGATTTTCTATATTCGCCGCTTGTTCAATTCCGTGACAGCGCTTGCAGACCATCGTCAGGAATTAAGCGGGAAGTATCAATGTCCAGAGTTCACACAATTTGCGGATATGGTCGTTCAGGTTTTAGAGAACGGGGCTGATTCTTTACAACAGCGGCAAACTCTCCAGTCTTTGCCTGATCTCGATCGTGTGCTCGACGGAATTCACCATCACCTCAATCAACTGCAAACGGCTCACACTTCTGTTACGCCTGGTTCAAGGACTTCGACTCAGATATTTCATGCCGTCCGGGAACGCGCCCCTGTTTCTGTGGGGCTAGATCAAATTGCTTATGAAATTAAAAATATTCATCACGCGATCGCACAGTTATCACAACCCGTCGTAGAACAGAAATTAAACCTGAGCTAA